One region of Aurantimonas sp. HBX-1 genomic DNA includes:
- a CDS encoding patatin-like phospholipase family protein gives MSDVALALGGGGARGIAHIHVLEALDELGVRPSRIVGSSIGAVMAAGYAAGMSGAEIRGYALETFARKREVLARLWRTRPLSLQDFVEEGGFRLGQLNARRVLAAFLPTGLPADFEELRIPLGVMATDFYERAECELDSGDLISALAASCALPAIFRPVRRKGRVLIDGGIFNPLPFDRLCDKADIVIAVDVNGGPEGDGASLPTPMEAMFGATQLMMQSIIDTKLKLRAPDLLLRPPVDHYRVLDFLLTRQILAETAPFKEEAKRAIDLALSGKRIGNPDTGRRAAGAGL, from the coding sequence GTGAGCGATGTCGCGCTGGCGCTCGGTGGCGGGGGTGCCCGCGGCATCGCCCATATCCACGTCCTCGAGGCGCTGGACGAACTCGGGGTGCGGCCGAGCCGCATCGTCGGCTCCTCCATCGGGGCGGTCATGGCGGCGGGCTATGCCGCCGGCATGTCCGGCGCCGAGATCCGCGGCTATGCGCTCGAGACCTTTGCGCGCAAGCGCGAGGTCCTCGCCCGGCTCTGGCGCACCCGGCCGCTGAGCCTGCAGGATTTCGTCGAGGAGGGCGGGTTCCGGCTCGGCCAGCTGAATGCCCGGCGGGTGCTGGCCGCCTTCCTGCCGACCGGCCTGCCGGCGGATTTCGAGGAGCTGCGGATCCCGCTCGGCGTGATGGCCACGGATTTCTACGAGCGGGCGGAATGCGAGCTCGATTCCGGCGACCTCATCAGCGCACTTGCGGCCTCCTGCGCGCTGCCGGCGATCTTCCGGCCGGTCCGGCGCAAGGGCCGCGTCCTGATCGACGGCGGCATCTTCAACCCGCTGCCGTTCGACCGGCTCTGCGACAAGGCCGACATCGTCATCGCGGTCGACGTCAATGGCGGCCCGGAGGGCGACGGCGCCAGCCTGCCGACGCCGATGGAGGCCATGTTCGGCGCGACGCAGCTGATGATGCAGTCGATCATCGACACCAAGCTCAAGCTGCGCGCGCCCGACCTGCTGCTGCGCCCGCCCGTAGACCATTACCGCGTTCTCGACTTCCTGCTGACCCGCCAGATCCTCGCCGAAACCGCGCCGTTCAAGGAAGAAGCCAAGCGCGCCATCGACCTGGCGCTGAGCGGCAAACGGATCGGGAATCCCGATACCGGCAGGCGCGCGGCGGGCGCGGGCCTCTGA
- a CDS encoding M16 family metallopeptidase, translating to MKPFANTLAVLGLTLTTAFMAASPAAAVDIVEVTSPGGIKALLVEDYTNPLIAMKFAFKGAGSTQDAEGKEGTANLMSGLLDEGAGDIESQAFQARLDDLGVSLSYDASLDDFTGNFRTITEFGDEAFDLLRLSVNQPRFDEEPVARIRGQIAAGIVADRNNPEKLAGEAFRNTVFAGHPYSRPTEGTVETLATVTAADLKDFRDRTFARDNLYVGVVGAISPEELGAKLDEVFGGLPATADLKDVPQTDPVIGKTVAVDLAVPQTTIQLALPGVMRDDKDFFAAYLMNHVLGGGSFTSRLYREIREKRGLAYGAGSWLASYDHAALLGISTATRADAAEESVRIIREEVKRMAEEGPTEEELAKAKTYVKGSYAIQNLDSSLAIASTLVGIQLDDLGIDYIDRRKELIDAVTMDEVKAMAQRLLSAEPTVITVGPAGA from the coding sequence TTGAAGCCATTTGCCAACACCCTCGCCGTGCTCGGCCTGACGCTGACCACCGCCTTCATGGCCGCATCGCCGGCCGCCGCCGTCGATATCGTGGAAGTCACCAGCCCGGGCGGGATCAAGGCGCTGCTGGTCGAGGACTACACCAACCCGCTGATCGCCATGAAGTTTGCCTTCAAGGGCGCCGGTTCGACACAGGACGCCGAGGGCAAGGAAGGCACCGCGAACCTGATGTCGGGGCTGCTCGACGAGGGCGCCGGCGACATCGAAAGCCAGGCCTTCCAGGCACGGCTCGACGATCTCGGCGTCTCGCTCAGCTATGACGCCAGCCTCGACGATTTCACCGGCAATTTCCGCACCATCACCGAGTTCGGCGACGAGGCCTTCGACCTCCTGCGCCTGTCGGTGAACCAGCCGCGCTTCGACGAGGAGCCGGTGGCCCGGATCCGCGGCCAGATCGCCGCGGGCATCGTCGCCGACCGCAACAACCCGGAAAAGCTGGCCGGCGAGGCTTTCCGCAACACCGTCTTCGCCGGGCATCCCTACTCGCGGCCCACCGAGGGAACCGTCGAGACCCTGGCGACCGTGACGGCGGCCGACCTGAAGGATTTCCGCGACCGGACCTTCGCGCGCGACAATCTCTATGTCGGCGTGGTCGGCGCGATCAGTCCGGAGGAGCTCGGCGCCAAGCTCGACGAGGTGTTCGGCGGCCTGCCGGCGACGGCCGATCTGAAGGACGTGCCGCAGACCGACCCGGTGATCGGCAAGACCGTCGCCGTCGACCTCGCGGTGCCCCAGACGACCATCCAGCTGGCGCTTCCCGGGGTGATGCGGGACGACAAGGATTTCTTCGCGGCCTATCTGATGAACCACGTGCTCGGCGGCGGCAGCTTCACTTCCCGCCTCTACCGCGAGATCCGCGAGAAGCGAGGCCTCGCCTACGGCGCGGGATCCTGGCTGGCGAGCTACGACCATGCGGCGCTGCTCGGCATCAGCACCGCCACCCGGGCCGATGCCGCCGAGGAGAGCGTGCGGATCATCCGCGAGGAGGTGAAGCGCATGGCGGAGGAAGGCCCGACCGAGGAGGAACTCGCCAAGGCCAAGACCTACGTCAAGGGCTCCTACGCGATCCAGAACCTCGATTCCTCGCTGGCGATCGCCTCCACGCTGGTCGGCATCCAGCTCGATGATCTCGGCATCGACTATATCGATCGCCGCAAGGAACTCATCGATGCGGTGACCATGGACGAGGTGAAGGCGATGGCCCAGCGGCTCCTGTCCGCCGAGCCGACGGTCATCACGGTCGGCCCCGCCGGAGCCTGA
- a CDS encoding pitrilysin family protein, protein MIYPSRNFGLSASVLALGLALSLPPVAWAETVAAPAGETAAPAPAAATTPDDTAEKQDAAEVSSFTLDNGLQVVVLPDHRAPVVTQMVYYRVGAADEAPGESGIAHYLEHLMFKGTTAHPEGEFSGAVADLGGQENAFTTSDYTGYYQQVPAEALETVMKFEADRMANLVLSEEAVLPERDVILEERRMRVDNDPGSQLQEIVQATMFLNSPYGTPVIGWRSEIEQLTRDDAIAFYDKYYTPNNAILLVAGDVTEAQVRRLAEETYGKVERRAEPGERKRAAEPEPLAARAVTLSDPRVTQPSVQTLYLVPSETTAEGSEAEALDLLSDILGGGTTSRLYRSLVVEKGIAAETGAYYGGTALKEGQFAVYGTPRGDASIDAVEAAIEAEIADIVENGVNEDELERAKNRVRKNMIYLRDSQTAMARRYAAALSTGRTIEDVEAWPERVEAVTVEEVNAVARKYLQERRSVTGHLLPEAADDKRS, encoded by the coding sequence ATGATCTACCCTTCGCGAAACTTCGGCCTGTCGGCGAGCGTGCTGGCCCTGGGGCTGGCCCTGTCGTTGCCGCCCGTTGCCTGGGCCGAGACCGTAGCGGCGCCGGCCGGCGAGACTGCCGCGCCCGCGCCTGCCGCAGCGACGACGCCGGATGACACCGCCGAGAAGCAGGACGCCGCCGAGGTTTCGTCCTTCACCCTCGACAATGGCCTGCAGGTCGTGGTGCTGCCCGACCACCGCGCCCCGGTCGTCACCCAGATGGTCTATTACCGTGTCGGCGCCGCCGACGAGGCGCCGGGCGAAAGCGGCATTGCCCACTACCTCGAGCATCTGATGTTCAAGGGCACCACGGCGCACCCGGAGGGCGAGTTCTCCGGCGCTGTCGCCGATCTTGGCGGCCAGGAGAACGCCTTCACCACGTCGGACTACACCGGCTACTACCAGCAGGTGCCGGCCGAAGCGCTGGAAACGGTGATGAAGTTCGAGGCAGACCGGATGGCCAATCTGGTCCTGTCGGAAGAAGCCGTGCTGCCCGAGCGCGACGTGATCCTGGAAGAGCGGCGGATGCGCGTCGACAACGATCCGGGCTCGCAGCTGCAGGAGATCGTCCAGGCGACGATGTTCCTGAACAGCCCCTACGGCACGCCGGTGATCGGCTGGCGCTCGGAGATCGAGCAGCTCACCCGCGACGACGCCATCGCCTTCTACGACAAGTATTACACGCCCAACAACGCCATCCTGCTCGTTGCCGGCGACGTCACCGAGGCACAGGTGCGCCGGCTTGCGGAGGAGACCTACGGCAAGGTCGAGCGTCGTGCCGAGCCCGGCGAGCGCAAGCGTGCCGCCGAGCCCGAGCCGCTCGCGGCCCGTGCGGTGACGCTGAGCGACCCGCGCGTCACCCAGCCCTCGGTCCAGACCCTCTATCTCGTCCCGTCCGAGACCACCGCCGAAGGCAGCGAGGCCGAGGCGCTCGATCTCCTCTCCGACATTCTCGGCGGCGGCACCACCAGCCGGCTCTACCGCTCGCTGGTCGTCGAGAAGGGCATCGCGGCCGAGACCGGCGCCTATTACGGCGGCACGGCTCTCAAGGAGGGCCAGTTCGCGGTCTACGGCACGCCACGGGGCGACGCCAGCATCGACGCGGTCGAGGCCGCGATCGAGGCCGAGATCGCCGACATCGTCGAGAACGGCGTCAACGAGGACGAGCTCGAGCGGGCGAAGAACCGGGTGCGCAAGAACATGATCTATCTGCGCGACAGCCAGACCGCGATGGCGCGTCGCTACGCGGCGGCCCTCTCCACCGGCCGGACGATCGAGGATGTCGAGGCCTGGCCGGAGCGCGTCGAGGCGGTGACCGTCGAAGAGGTCAATGCCGTGGCCCGAAAGTACCTGCAGGAGCGGCGTTCGGTGACCGGCCATCTGCTGCCGGAAGCCGCCGACGACAAGCGCTCCTGA
- the rsmD gene encoding 16S rRNA (guanine(966)-N(2))-methyltransferase RsmD, which translates to MRIVGGEFRGRRLATPAGDAIRPTSDRHRETLFNILGHRPGLLLDGARVLDLFSGTGALGLEALSRGARFCLFVEEGVEGRGLIRQNVEAFGLQGRSRLFRRDATRLGPSGAVEPFDLLLADPPYGKRLGEAALASALAGGWLKPGAVVVLEEAAAAPFEVPAGLRLEETRTMGETVLRFLVAEATPSPAAT; encoded by the coding sequence ATGCGCATCGTCGGCGGTGAGTTTCGCGGCCGCCGCCTGGCGACCCCGGCCGGTGACGCGATCCGGCCGACCAGCGACCGGCATCGCGAGACGCTGTTCAACATTCTGGGCCACCGCCCGGGGTTGCTGCTCGACGGCGCGCGGGTGCTGGACCTGTTTTCCGGCACCGGGGCGCTCGGGCTGGAGGCGCTGTCGCGCGGCGCCCGCTTCTGCCTGTTCGTGGAGGAGGGCGTCGAGGGCCGCGGCCTGATCCGCCAGAATGTCGAGGCGTTCGGCCTGCAGGGCCGCTCGCGGCTGTTTCGACGCGACGCGACGCGGCTCGGCCCCTCCGGCGCCGTCGAGCCCTTCGACCTGCTCCTCGCCGATCCGCCCTACGGCAAGCGCCTCGGCGAAGCGGCACTCGCATCGGCACTGGCCGGTGGCTGGCTGAAACCGGGCGCCGTCGTGGTGCTCGAGGAGGCGGCAGCCGCGCCGTTCGAGGTGCCGGCCGGGCTTCGCCTCGAGGAGACGCGCACCATGGGCGAGACGGTGCTGCGGTTCCTGGTGGCGGAGGCAACGCCGTCGCCGGCGGCGACCTAA
- a CDS encoding pseudouridine synthase — protein MSDTTNGDDRKGRGAGKGGRGGKPGDGPRRPSAGRPAGGKGGDRGERPKRAASGDGPARPPRDGDRPRGGERPRRAEGERPKSFRPRPDGDAPARGRGDGEAGGKPPFKPRSRGMLSHGGSAGEGRPERPRSYGRLQHDGAKDERKPRPVSDDRKSRASSSDARDAGPKRPPRAAPAVDATGTMRIARRLARAGIASRRDAEGMIADGRVRVNGKVLDTPALDVSGSDVIEVDGTRLPAIERTRLWLFHKPAGTVTTNRDPEGRPTVFDRLPSDMPRVLSIGRLDISTEGLLLLTNDGGLARVLELPSTGWLRRYRVRAHGTISQAKLDELRQGIAIDGVFYGAIEATLDREQGANVWLTLGLREGKNREVKRVLGHLGLDVNRLIRLSFGPFQLGDLKEGAVQEIKGKMLREQLGDRLIEDAGADFEAPVTNVFSNKPVQAEEPGPDLRPKRRGDWVSASETAPNKKKVREAKRDDALGRLDTRSPRGERDDRSARKPAGGRPERSERPGRPERGGRDDGDRRTGGRFDGPKKSFGDRGAGDGDRSPAQKPFGEPKRSANVWIAPGAKPLGARNAQAAQNRAAGERPGSDRPRGERPSRGRPSPTDPSKRAGKPGGRPKPGGATPPRRPRKD, from the coding sequence ATGAGCGATACGACGAACGGCGACGACAGGAAAGGCCGCGGCGCCGGCAAGGGCGGTCGCGGCGGCAAGCCCGGCGACGGTCCGCGGCGGCCATCCGCCGGCAGGCCGGCCGGCGGCAAGGGCGGCGACCGCGGCGAGCGGCCGAAGCGCGCCGCCTCCGGCGACGGCCCGGCCCGGCCGCCTCGCGACGGCGACCGGCCGCGCGGCGGCGAGCGGCCCCGGCGCGCCGAGGGCGAGCGGCCGAAAAGCTTCCGTCCGCGTCCCGATGGCGACGCGCCAGCCCGGGGCCGCGGCGATGGCGAGGCGGGCGGCAAGCCGCCCTTCAAGCCGCGCAGCCGCGGCATGCTCTCGCATGGCGGCAGCGCCGGCGAGGGCCGCCCGGAGCGGCCGCGCAGCTACGGCCGCCTGCAGCACGACGGCGCCAAGGACGAGCGCAAGCCGCGCCCCGTCAGCGACGACCGCAAGTCGCGCGCGTCGAGCAGCGATGCCCGCGACGCGGGGCCGAAGCGGCCGCCGCGTGCGGCGCCGGCGGTCGACGCAACCGGAACGATGCGGATCGCCCGCCGTCTCGCCCGCGCCGGCATCGCCTCGCGCCGCGACGCCGAGGGCATGATCGCCGACGGCCGCGTCCGGGTGAACGGCAAGGTGCTCGACACGCCGGCCCTCGACGTCAGCGGCAGCGACGTCATCGAGGTCGACGGCACGCGGCTACCGGCGATCGAGCGCACCCGTCTCTGGCTGTTCCACAAGCCCGCCGGCACGGTCACCACCAACCGCGATCCGGAGGGCCGCCCGACGGTATTCGACCGGCTGCCCAGCGACATGCCGCGGGTGCTGTCGATCGGCCGGCTCGACATCAGCACCGAGGGTCTCCTGCTGCTGACCAACGACGGCGGCCTCGCCCGGGTGCTGGAGCTGCCCTCGACCGGCTGGCTGCGGCGCTACCGGGTGCGGGCGCACGGCACCATCTCGCAGGCCAAGCTCGACGAGCTGCGCCAGGGCATCGCCATCGACGGGGTGTTCTACGGTGCCATCGAGGCGACGCTGGACCGCGAACAGGGCGCCAATGTCTGGCTGACACTGGGGCTTCGCGAGGGCAAGAACCGCGAGGTCAAGCGCGTGCTCGGCCATCTCGGCCTCGACGTGAACCGCCTGATCCGCCTGTCCTTCGGTCCGTTCCAGCTGGGCGACCTGAAGGAGGGCGCGGTCCAGGAGATCAAGGGAAAGATGCTGCGCGAGCAGCTCGGCGATCGGCTGATCGAGGATGCCGGCGCCGACTTCGAGGCGCCGGTGACCAACGTGTTCTCCAACAAGCCGGTGCAGGCCGAGGAGCCGGGCCCGGACCTGCGGCCGAAGCGCCGCGGCGACTGGGTGTCGGCGAGCGAGACGGCGCCGAACAAGAAGAAGGTCCGCGAGGCCAAGCGCGACGATGCGCTCGGCCGGCTCGACACGCGCTCGCCACGCGGCGAGCGCGACGACCGGTCCGCCCGCAAGCCGGCCGGCGGCCGGCCGGAGCGCTCCGAGCGGCCCGGTCGTCCCGAGCGGGGCGGGCGGGACGACGGCGACCGGCGGACCGGCGGCCGCTTCGACGGACCGAAGAAATCCTTCGGCGACCGCGGAGCCGGCGACGGCGACCGCTCGCCCGCCCAGAAGCCGTTCGGCGAACCGAAACGCTCGGCCAATGTCTGGATCGCACCGGGCGCCAAGCCACTGGGTGCCCGCAACGCGCAGGCGGCGCAGAACCGTGCCGCCGGCGAGCGGCCGGGCAGCGACCGGCCGCGGGGCGAGCGCCCGTCGCGCGGCCGCCCGTCGCCGACCGATCCGAGCAAGCGCGCCGGCAAGCCCGGCGGCCGGCCGAAGCCGGGTGGCGCGACGCCGCCGCGGCGTCCCCGCAAGGACTGA
- a CDS encoding nucleoside deaminase, whose product MDRAVAAARLAAERDETPVGAIIVRDGVILAEAGNETRARNDPTAHAEMLAIRAACAALGSERLSGCDLYVTLEPCAMCAAAISFARIRRLYFGAADPKGGAVESGPRFFGLPTCHHAPDVYSGIAETESAKLLREFFRGRR is encoded by the coding sequence ATGGACAGGGCCGTGGCGGCGGCGCGCCTGGCCGCCGAACGGGACGAAACCCCCGTCGGCGCAATCATCGTCCGGGACGGCGTCATCCTCGCGGAGGCCGGCAACGAGACCCGCGCGCGCAACGATCCGACCGCTCATGCCGAGATGCTGGCGATCCGCGCCGCCTGCGCCGCGCTCGGCTCGGAACGCCTGAGCGGCTGCGACCTCTATGTCACGCTGGAGCCCTGCGCGATGTGCGCCGCGGCGATCTCCTTCGCCCGGATCCGACGGCTGTATTTCGGCGCCGCCGATCCGAAGGGTGGCGCGGTGGAGTCCGGGCCGCGCTTCTTCGGCCTGCCGACCTGCCACCATGCGCCGGACGTCTATTCCGGCATCGCCGAGACGGAAAGCGCGAAGCTGCTCAGGGAATTCTTCCGCGGGCGGCGCTGA
- the ileS gene encoding isoleucine--tRNA ligase, which produces MSDTDTQSGAQPAQATAIDYSTTLFLPETEFPMRAGLPQAEPAWIARWDAMDLYGTLRQASAGRPKYVLHDGPPYANGNLHIGHALNKILKDVITRSFQMRGYDANYVPGWDCHGLPIEWKIEEAYRAKGKNKDEVPVNEFRQECREFAAHWVGVQSAEFRRLGVEGDFKNPYLTMAFGAESVIAGELLKFAMSGQLYRGSKPVMWSVVEKTALAEAEVEYADHESDTIWAKFPIREVPTAVKAQWLSDTGGKVPSVTDSNLLQTASVVIWTTTPWTIPGNRAVAFSPRVAYGLYEVTAPDDDENPRWAAFGERLVLADALAADVFAKARVPEGGYRRVADVSATDLSGMVVDHPLNGLGYDFAVPLLEGDHVTEEAGTGFVHTAPGHGREDFDAWMAARRDLEARGIDTAIPFTVDDDGFYTKDAPGFGPDAPEGPARVIDDKGKKGDANNRVIAALIASGNLLARGRLKHSYPHSWRSKKPVIFRNTPQWFVHMDKDLGGFGINAGVTAPADDTLRGRALAAIEETRFVPASGQNRLRGMIADRPDWVLSRQRAWGVPICVFANADGEILKDDAVNARILEAFDAEGADAWFAEGAKERFLGNEHDGTKWTMVRDILDVWFDSGSTHAFCLEKRLDLKWPADLYLEGSDQHRGWFHSSLLESCGTRGRAPYDAVLTHGFVMDEEGRKMSKSLGNVVTPQDVIKQSGADILRLWVVSSDYSEDLRLGKAILQTNIDSYRKLRNTLRWMLGTLAHDRGDDVALADMPELDRLMLHRLSELDEIVRKGYDSFDFKRISRTLLDFIVVELSAFYFDVRKDSLYCDPPSATRRKASLQVVRIIFDRLVTWLAPMLPFTMEEAWLSRYPEAQSVHLEQFRPADPAWRDDALAARWQKIRRVRRVVMGALEEKRRDKVIGSSLEAAPVVHVADAELRTLASSVDFAEIAITSGLTISAEPAPADAFTLADTPGVAVVFHKAEGRKCARSWKISDDVGSDPEYPDVTARDAAALRELKALGLLSAA; this is translated from the coding sequence ATGTCCGACACCGACACCCAGTCCGGCGCCCAGCCTGCCCAGGCGACCGCCATCGACTATTCCACGACGCTGTTCCTGCCCGAGACGGAATTCCCGATGCGGGCCGGTCTGCCGCAGGCCGAGCCCGCCTGGATCGCCCGCTGGGACGCGATGGACCTCTACGGCACGCTGCGGCAGGCCTCCGCCGGGCGGCCGAAATACGTGCTGCATGACGGCCCGCCTTACGCCAACGGCAACCTCCATATCGGCCACGCGCTCAACAAGATCCTCAAGGACGTCATCACCCGCTCCTTCCAGATGCGCGGCTACGATGCCAACTACGTCCCCGGCTGGGACTGCCACGGCCTGCCGATCGAGTGGAAGATCGAGGAAGCCTACCGCGCCAAGGGCAAGAACAAGGATGAGGTGCCGGTCAACGAGTTCCGCCAGGAATGCCGCGAGTTCGCCGCGCACTGGGTCGGCGTGCAGTCGGCCGAGTTCCGCCGCCTCGGCGTCGAGGGCGACTTCAAGAACCCGTACCTCACCATGGCCTTCGGGGCGGAGTCGGTGATCGCCGGCGAACTGCTGAAATTCGCGATGTCCGGCCAACTCTATCGCGGCTCCAAGCCGGTGATGTGGTCGGTCGTCGAGAAGACCGCGCTGGCCGAGGCCGAGGTCGAATACGCCGACCACGAGAGCGACACGATCTGGGCGAAGTTTCCGATCCGGGAAGTTCCAACTGCCGTTAAAGCGCAGTGGCTTTCCGATACCGGCGGAAAAGTGCCGTCGGTGACCGACTCTAACTTGCTACAGACGGCCTCGGTCGTCATCTGGACGACGACGCCCTGGACGATCCCCGGCAACCGCGCGGTCGCATTCTCGCCGCGCGTTGCCTACGGGCTCTACGAGGTGACGGCACCGGACGATGACGAGAACCCGCGCTGGGCGGCTTTCGGCGAGAGGCTCGTGCTCGCCGACGCCCTGGCGGCGGACGTCTTCGCCAAGGCCCGCGTCCCCGAAGGCGGCTACCGCCGGGTTGCCGACGTCTCGGCCACGGATCTCTCCGGCATGGTCGTCGACCACCCGCTCAACGGTCTCGGCTACGACTTTGCCGTGCCGCTGCTCGAGGGCGATCACGTCACCGAGGAGGCCGGCACCGGCTTCGTCCACACCGCCCCCGGCCATGGCCGGGAGGATTTCGACGCATGGATGGCGGCGCGCCGCGACCTGGAAGCGCGCGGCATCGACACGGCGATCCCGTTCACCGTCGACGACGACGGCTTCTACACCAAGGATGCGCCGGGCTTCGGCCCCGACGCGCCGGAAGGTCCGGCCCGCGTCATCGACGACAAGGGCAAGAAGGGCGACGCCAACAACCGGGTCATCGCCGCGCTGATCGCCTCCGGCAACCTGCTCGCCCGCGGCCGGTTGAAGCATTCCTACCCGCACAGCTGGCGCTCCAAGAAGCCGGTGATCTTCCGCAACACGCCGCAATGGTTCGTCCACATGGACAAGGACCTCGGCGGCTTCGGGATCAACGCGGGCGTGACGGCCCCCGCCGACGACACGCTGCGCGGCCGCGCGCTCGCGGCCATCGAGGAGACCCGCTTCGTGCCGGCCTCCGGCCAGAACCGGCTGCGCGGCATGATCGCCGACCGGCCGGACTGGGTGCTGTCGCGCCAGCGGGCCTGGGGCGTGCCGATCTGCGTCTTCGCCAATGCCGACGGCGAGATCCTCAAGGACGACGCGGTCAATGCCCGCATCCTCGAGGCGTTCGACGCCGAGGGTGCCGACGCCTGGTTCGCCGAAGGCGCCAAGGAGCGCTTCCTCGGCAACGAGCACGACGGCACGAAGTGGACGATGGTCCGCGACATTCTCGACGTCTGGTTCGACTCGGGCTCGACCCACGCCTTCTGCCTGGAGAAGCGCTTGGACCTGAAATGGCCCGCCGACCTCTATCTCGAAGGCTCCGACCAGCATCGCGGCTGGTTCCACTCGTCGCTGCTGGAAAGCTGCGGCACCCGCGGCCGGGCGCCCTACGACGCGGTCCTCACCCATGGCTTCGTCATGGACGAGGAGGGGCGCAAGATGTCGAAGTCGCTCGGCAACGTCGTCACGCCCCAGGACGTCATCAAGCAGTCCGGCGCCGACATCCTGCGGCTCTGGGTCGTGTCGTCGGACTATTCGGAGGATCTGCGCCTCGGCAAGGCGATCCTGCAGACCAACATCGACTCCTACCGCAAGCTGCGGAACACCCTGCGCTGGATGCTCGGCACGCTCGCCCATGACCGCGGCGACGACGTCGCGCTGGCCGACATGCCGGAGCTCGATCGGCTGATGCTGCACCGGCTGTCCGAACTCGACGAGATCGTGCGCAAGGGCTACGATTCCTTCGACTTCAAGCGGATCAGCCGGACGCTGCTCGACTTCATCGTGGTCGAGCTCTCGGCGTTCTATTTCGACGTCCGCAAGGACTCGCTCTACTGCGACCCGCCGTCGGCGACGCGCCGCAAGGCGTCGCTGCAGGTGGTGCGGATCATCTTCGACCGGCTCGTCACCTGGCTCGCGCCGATGCTGCCCTTCACCATGGAGGAGGCCTGGCTGTCGCGTTACCCTGAGGCGCAGTCGGTGCATCTGGAGCAGTTCCGCCCCGCCGATCCCGCCTGGCGCGACGATGCGCTGGCGGCGCGCTGGCAGAAGATCCGCCGGGTGCGGCGGGTGGTCATGGGGGCGCTGGAGGAGAAGCGGCGCGACAAGGTCATCGGCTCCTCGCTCGAGGCGGCACCGGTGGTCCATGTCGCCGACGCCGAATTGCGGACGCTGGCTTCGTCGGTGGATTTCGCCGAGATCGCCATCACCAGCGGCCTGACCATCTCGGCCGAGCCCGCGCCGGCGGATGCCTTCACGCTCGCCGACACGCCGGGCGTCGCGGTGGTCTTCCACAAGGCGGAAGGGCGCAAATGCGCCCGGTCGTGGAAGATCAGCGACGATGTCGGTTCCGACCCGGAATATCCGGACGTCACCGCCCGCGACGCCGCGGCGCTGCGCGAACTCAAGGCGCTGGGCCTCCTGTCGGCGGCCTGA
- a CDS encoding bifunctional riboflavin kinase/FAD synthetase: protein MSQGALARLFSLHDLPSRLAGGVVAVGNFDGVHRGHQAVFVAARQIAEAERLPLVCLTFEPHPRTVFNPERPVARLTPAPMKARLIEALGFDAVVEQPFDRAFASLDPDHFVQSVLVESLKARHVVAGFDFHYGARRRGTPETLAAAGQDSGFGTTLVPALADAGGETVSSSRIRRLLARGEAGAAASLFGYRWTIRGTVGKGAQIGRTLGYPTANMTLEPETLLAHGIYAVRLRRADGSLHDGVASFGRRPTFDDGAALFETFLFDFSDDLYGETVDVSVFDFLRGEERFDSAAALVEQMDRDAVAAKALLASASPLSDLDQAIAF, encoded by the coding sequence ATGAGCCAGGGCGCGCTGGCGCGGCTCTTCTCGCTGCATGACCTGCCGTCCCGCCTCGCGGGCGGCGTCGTGGCCGTCGGCAATTTCGACGGCGTGCATCGCGGCCATCAGGCGGTGTTCGTTGCGGCCCGGCAGATCGCCGAGGCCGAGCGGCTGCCGCTGGTCTGCCTGACCTTCGAGCCGCATCCGCGCACCGTCTTCAATCCCGAGCGGCCGGTCGCCCGGCTGACGCCGGCGCCGATGAAGGCGCGCCTCATCGAGGCGCTCGGCTTTGACGCCGTGGTCGAGCAGCCCTTCGACCGCGCCTTCGCGTCGCTCGACCCGGACCACTTCGTCCAGTCCGTGCTGGTCGAGAGCCTCAAGGCGCGCCACGTCGTCGCCGGCTTCGACTTTCACTACGGCGCCCGGCGCCGCGGCACGCCGGAGACGCTGGCGGCCGCCGGGCAAGACAGCGGCTTCGGCACCACCCTGGTGCCGGCACTGGCCGATGCCGGCGGCGAGACCGTCTCGTCGAGCCGCATCCGCCGGCTGCTCGCGCGCGGCGAGGCCGGCGCCGCCGCCTCGCTGTTCGGCTACCGCTGGACGATCCGCGGCACCGTCGGCAAGGGCGCGCAGATCGGCCGCACGCTGGGCTACCCGACCGCGAACATGACCCTCGAGCCGGAGACGCTGCTGGCGCACGGCATCTACGCGGTGCGCCTGCGCCGCGCCGACGGCAGCCTGCATGACGGCGTCGCGAGCTTCGGCCGCCGCCCCACCTTCGACGACGGCGCGGCGCTGTTCGAGACCTTCCTGTTCGACTTTTCGGACGACCTCTACGGCGAGACGGTGGACGTCTCTGTCTTCGATTTCCTGCGCGGCGAGGAGCGCTTCGACAGCGCCGCGGCGCTGGTGGAGCAGATGGACCGGGACGCCGTCGCGGCGAAGGCGCTGCTGGCGTCGGCGAGCCCGCTCAGCGATCTCGACCAGGCGATCGCCTTCTGA